From the genome of Desulfatiglans anilini DSM 4660:
AGCTGAGACGCCAATTTCTACTGGTCAAATTGCGTATGTTTGTCTTGCAAGGCTGAATGATTACGTTCAGTTTATTTCAGAGAATGGCACTATAAATGAACGTATATTCGAAGGTAATGTGCGCGATTATCAAGGCAATACTGAAGTGAACCAAAAAATCCGTGAAACTCTTACTAATGCTTCCTTCGAGGATTTTTGGTGGTTGAATAATGGGATCACAATTATTTGTACAGACGCAACAGTCAGTGGAAAAACGCTTACCATTGAAAATGCTGAAGTAGTAAACGGTCTTCAGACATCACGTGAAATGTTCGAAGCTCTATCTTCTCGTCCACAGCCAGATGAACCAAGATCGGTATTAGTAAGGGTGATTGTGACAAAAGATGCGGAAAGCAGAGATCGTATCATCCGAGCAACAAACAGCCAAACAACAATACCTAGCGCGTCATTAAGAGCGACTGATAAAATACATCGTGATATCGAGGATTTTCTTGCAGCACGAGGATTGTTTTATGACAGGCGGAAGAATTTTTATAAGAATTCTGGTAAACCAGTACGTAAAATAATAAGCATAGGCTTTTTAGCGCAGGCAGTACTTGCTTGTGCTCTTGGAGATCCGGCGAATGCAAGGGCACGTCCATCAAGTGTAATTAAAAGAGATGAAGACTATCGAATGATTTTCAATGATAGTTACCCATTAGATGTTTATTACAATGCGTCTGTATTGACGATGAATGTAGAAGACACTTTAAGGCGCGATGATTGCATTGTTCCAAGTTCTCATTGGAATAATGTAAGGTTCTATGTGGCGATGTTAGCGGCAATGAAACTTATGGATTATAGCTTTCCATCAGCAAAAAAAATGGCTAAAATTGACTTAGGTAAAATCACAACAGATCTACTTATGGACTGCATAGCAATAACGTGGAAAGCATACTTAGATTTGGGAGCGACAGATCAAGTTGCTAAAGGAACCGTTCTGAAGAGTAAAGTTATTGAAGCCGCAGGTTTCAAGAGAAAACGTACATTGCCGTGAAAATATGTTAAAATCAATGCGAATGCTATATAGTATTGTAATTTGGCTAGCTTAATCTGAGTAACTGCATTTAGGAATGGTCGAAAACTAGTGTGTGGTATATTATTTTGAAGATTTAATGGAAAAAATATAAATAAAGTTAATAAATGCCGCGTTCTTATCTTAAAAGTTTATTAAGATGAGCCCTTCTATGAAGCTTAAGAAGATATTTATAATAGCTATGGAAAATTAAATAAAGCCTCCGAATTCGCTGATTCCGAGGCTTTTTTGTTTTTCCCATCCAAAAATTTCATCCGATTAGCGCCTTTAGCTCTTCCGGTTTCAATTGATGGGGTTTTCTTCCGTAAACGCCCACATCTAAAACCTTCGCAAAGGCGTGCCGGCCGAGCCTGGAGAGACAATCGGCGGCGCACTTTTGCCCATCTCCGTCGTTGTCGAAGAAGAGCAAAACTTTGCCGCCCGCAGAGAGCCGGCCGGCGATCAGGGCTTCCTGAGCTTCGCTTAAGACCGACCCCATCAGCGCCAGGGTATTGGGATACCCGGCTTGATGGAGACGGAAAACGGACAGGAAGCTTTCTACCAGGATGAAGAGATCCGCCTTTTCAGGTTGGCGGTGAAGGTTATACACCACCGCAGTTTTGACGAAATTGGGCGGTTGCTTGTACTTGCCTTCATTTTCAATTTGCTCCTGAGTAACCGCCCGTCCGCAGTAGGCCACCAGCTGGCCTTGCTCATTGTGGATTGGAATGGCAATCCGCCCATTCATCATGCCCTTGGTGCAGAAGCCGAGACCGAAATGCTCGACCGTTTCTTTGGAAATCCCGCGCTCGATGAAGAATTCATGGTCGGCAGTGAGGGATTTCAGCTGGAAGGTCAGGGGAGGATTGATAATCGGATCCTCCTCGGGCGGTTCTTGCTTTTCCGCAGACACAGCCTCTTTTGCATCTGCCGCAGCAGGCGAGGATACCTTTTTTTC
Proteins encoded in this window:
- a CDS encoding AIPR family protein, whose protein sequence is MSGNDLILIRQLISQRRDEIAPELSDSEYFEIFAAEQALKDRDLSYDEIQDGIVDGRGDGGIDAFYFFINNTLCRETIDSYEYKRNVPIELVFVQAKTSSGFSEAGMDKYIASSRDLLDLTKEVSGLATVYNNELLEKIIIFRECYTNLISKFPKLTIRYFYAVYAEEVHPNVQRKIDHLQEIVESAFSPVEFSFDFLTASKLLQLARRTPKSVHHLKLAETPISTGQIAYVCLARLNDYVQFISENGTINERIFEGNVRDYQGNTEVNQKIRETLTNASFEDFWWLNNGITIICTDATVSGKTLTIENAEVVNGLQTSREMFEALSSRPQPDEPRSVLVRVIVTKDAESRDRIIRATNSQTTIPSASLRATDKIHRDIEDFLAARGLFYDRRKNFYKNSGKPVRKIISIGFLAQAVLACALGDPANARARPSSVIKRDEDYRMIFNDSYPLDVYYNASVLTMNVEDTLRRDDCIVPSSHWNNVRFYVAMLAAMKLMDYSFPSAKKMAKIDLGKITTDLLMDCIAITWKAYLDLGATDQVAKGTVLKSKVIEAAGFKRKRTLP
- a CDS encoding CHC2 zinc finger domain-containing protein, translated to MGKKSKNWVDYREIKSGVTMEMVLGHYGLLADLKQSGKNLVGCCPIHKGTNPRQFSVNIEKNIFNCFGDCKSGGNVLDFVAKMEDIPIREAALLLQGWFLQGSGPTEPPAGKAPEEKLARKEKKVSSPAAADAKEAVSAEKQEPPEEDPIINPPLTFQLKSLTADHEFFIERGISKETVEHFGLGFCTKGMMNGRIAIPIHNEQGQLVAYCGRAVTQEQIENEGKYKQPPNFVKTAVVYNLHRQPEKADLFILVESFLSVFRLHQAGYPNTLALMGSVLSEAQEALIAGRLSAGGKVLLFFDNDGDGQKCAADCLSRLGRHAFAKVLDVGVYGRKPHQLKPEELKALIG